The following proteins come from a genomic window of Falco rusticolus isolate bFalRus1 chromosome 9, bFalRus1.pri, whole genome shotgun sequence:
- the NAIF1 gene encoding nuclear apoptosis-inducing factor 1: protein MAMASPPAPPAKKRKMNFSEREVEIIVEELERGKHLLINHFNAGVPLAAKAAAWHDILRRVNAVATCHRELPEVKKKWSDLKTEVRRKVAQVRAAMEGGGEGQNGNGNGPESEDPTGAATAPVILTPMQQRICNLLGEATIISLPSGDCSAGDSTEIPITASATTVTLTQIPAETTYHSLEDGVVEYCTTEAPTTVTTEAPLEMMAHQHEVSAKPQELKSRIALNSAKLLQEQRVTNLHVKEIAQHLEQQNDLLQMIRRSQEVQACAQERQAQAMEGTQAALSALIQVLRPMIKDFRRFLQSNTPSPSVTTDPSQTGQQDGMIQ, encoded by the exons ATGGCCATGGCGTCgcccccggcacccccagccAAGAAGCGGAAGATGAACTTCTCAGAGCGGGAGGTGGAGATCATCGTGGAGGAGCTGGAGCGAGGCAAGCACCTCCTCATCAACCACTTCAACGCCGGTGTGCCCCTGGCTGCCAAGGCTGCCGCCTGGCACGACATCCTGCGCCGTGTCAATGCCGTCGCCACCTGCCACCGCGAGCTGCCCGAGGTCAAGAAGAAGTGGTCTGACCTCAAGACTGAGGTGCGACGCAAAGTGGCCCAAGTCCGGGCTGCCATGGAAGGGGGAGGCGAGGGCCAGAATGGCAATGGCAATGGGCCAGAGAGCGAAGACCCGACAGGCGCTGCAACCGCCCCAGTTATCCTCACCCCCATGCAGCAACGTATCTGCAACCTGCTGGGAGAAGCCACCATCATCAGTTTGCCAAGCGGGGACTGCAGTGCAGGTGACAGTACCGAGATACCCATCACCGCGTCAGCCACCACAGTCACCTTGACCCAGA TTCCTGCAGAGACAACCTACCACAGTCTGGAGGACGGAGTTGTGGAGTACTGCACAACAGAAGCCCCCACCACAGTCACCACTGAAGCACCCTTGGAGATGATGGCGCATCAACACGAAGTCTCTGCAAAACCCCAGGAGCTGAAAAGCCGAATTGCTCTGAACTCAGCCAAGCTCTTGCAGGAACAGCGAGTGACCAACTTGCACGTGAAGGAGATTGcccagcacctggagcagcaGAATGACTTGCTTCAGATGATTCGTCGCTCTCAGGAGGTGCAGGCATGTGCCCAGGAGCGGCAGGCACAAGCCATGGAAGGAACACAGGCGGCACTGAGTGCCCTTATCCAAGTCCTCCGCCCCATGATTAAGGACTTCCGTCGATTTTTGCAGAGCAATACACCCAGTCCATCGGTCACCACTGACCCCAGCCAGACAGGGCAGCAAGATGGCATGATCCAGTGA